One region of Culex pipiens pallens isolate TS chromosome 2, TS_CPP_V2, whole genome shotgun sequence genomic DNA includes:
- the LOC120424991 gene encoding ficolin-2-like isoform X2: MVKFKKLVLLVSSIFVLLYLINGESCDRQMVEQIEMMDKQMAMLTENMKNVVWSVMAMEVTFNRFKREMQNLNTGNGFGSSGGMPNNGLMSDCQKPNLDVLLTQYIKDRAVVEVKFSDGSSVTSNGSQIPPMMEQPPSQDQIKSCKEANKTGPHMLKIDGIDDEFLVLCDNDYEGGGWLVIQNRFKGLLDFYRNWTDYKAGFGDINEDFWIGNELIHQISKEKPREIHFLLSDWEDKFGVAKYSGFQMGGEAEMYALKSLGSYSGTAGDSLLRNVGQKFSTKDRDNDAYEGSCSHLYFGGWWYDKCHLANLNGKYVKGAVSDYATMMCWSSFRGFNYGLKTSRIMVRY; encoded by the exons ATggtcaagtttaaaaagttggtTTTGCTGGTGAGTTCAATCTTTGTGCTGCTGTACTTGATCAACGGTGAATCATGCGACAGGCAGATGGTCGAGCAAATCGAAATGATGGATAAGCA GATGGCGATGCTCacggaaaacatgaaaaatgtagTCTGGTCGGTGATGGCTATGGAAGTCACTTTTAATCGGTTCAAACGTGAAATGCAAAATTTGAACACTGGAAACGGCTTTGGATCCTCGGGAGGAATGCCTAACAATGGATTAATGAG TGACTGCCAGAAACCCAATCTGGACGTTCTTCTTACCCAGTACATCAAGGATCGTGCCGTTGTTGAGGTTAAGTTTTCTGATGGTTCTTCAGTTACCAGCAACGGAAGTCAAATTCCTCCAATGATGGAACAGCCTCCGTCACAAG ACCAAATAAAATCCTGCAAAGAAGCCAACAAAACCGGACCGCATATGCTGAAGATCGATGGAATCGATGACGAATTCCTCGTGTTGTGTGACAACGATTACGAAGGAGGCGGTTGGTTGGTGATCCAGAATCGGTTCAAAGGATTGCTGGACTTTTACCGCAATTGGACGGATTACAAGGCTGGATTTGGTGACATCAACGAAGATTTTTGGATTGGAAACGAGCTGATTCATCAGATATCGAAGGAGAAACCACGTGAAATCCACTTCTTGTTGAGCGATTGGGAAGACAAGTTTGGAGTGGCAAAATATTCTGGCTTCCAAATGGGCGGAGAGGCAGAGATGTACGCGCTGAAGAGTTTGGGCAGTTACAGTGGAACCGCTGGAGATTCTTTGTTACGGAACGTGGGACAGAAGTTTTCAACGAAGGATCGAGATAACGATGCATATGAAGGTAGCTGTTCCCATTTGTACTTTGGAGGGTGGTGGTACGACAAGTGCCACTTGGCCAACTTGAACGGAAAGTACGTGAAGGGAGCGGTTAGTGATTACGCAACGATGATGTGCTGGAGCTCGTTCAGAGGGTTCAACTACGGGCTGAAGACTTCAAGGATCATGGTTCGGTATTAG
- the LOC120424991 gene encoding ficolin-2-like isoform X1 — MVKFKKLVLLVSSIFVLLYLINGESCDRQMVEQIEMMDKQMAMLTENMKNVVWSVMAMEVTFNRFKREMQNLNTGNGFGSSGGMPNNGLMSDCQKPNLDVLLTQYIKDRAVVEVKFSDGSSVTSNGSQIPPMMEQPPSQGDQIKSCKEANKTGPHMLKIDGIDDEFLVLCDNDYEGGGWLVIQNRFKGLLDFYRNWTDYKAGFGDINEDFWIGNELIHQISKEKPREIHFLLSDWEDKFGVAKYSGFQMGGEAEMYALKSLGSYSGTAGDSLLRNVGQKFSTKDRDNDAYEGSCSHLYFGGWWYDKCHLANLNGKYVKGAVSDYATMMCWSSFRGFNYGLKTSRIMVRY; from the exons ATggtcaagtttaaaaagttggtTTTGCTGGTGAGTTCAATCTTTGTGCTGCTGTACTTGATCAACGGTGAATCATGCGACAGGCAGATGGTCGAGCAAATCGAAATGATGGATAAGCA GATGGCGATGCTCacggaaaacatgaaaaatgtagTCTGGTCGGTGATGGCTATGGAAGTCACTTTTAATCGGTTCAAACGTGAAATGCAAAATTTGAACACTGGAAACGGCTTTGGATCCTCGGGAGGAATGCCTAACAATGGATTAATGAG TGACTGCCAGAAACCCAATCTGGACGTTCTTCTTACCCAGTACATCAAGGATCGTGCCGTTGTTGAGGTTAAGTTTTCTGATGGTTCTTCAGTTACCAGCAACGGAAGTCAAATTCCTCCAATGATGGAACAGCCTCCGTCACAAGGTG ACCAAATAAAATCCTGCAAAGAAGCCAACAAAACCGGACCGCATATGCTGAAGATCGATGGAATCGATGACGAATTCCTCGTGTTGTGTGACAACGATTACGAAGGAGGCGGTTGGTTGGTGATCCAGAATCGGTTCAAAGGATTGCTGGACTTTTACCGCAATTGGACGGATTACAAGGCTGGATTTGGTGACATCAACGAAGATTTTTGGATTGGAAACGAGCTGATTCATCAGATATCGAAGGAGAAACCACGTGAAATCCACTTCTTGTTGAGCGATTGGGAAGACAAGTTTGGAGTGGCAAAATATTCTGGCTTCCAAATGGGCGGAGAGGCAGAGATGTACGCGCTGAAGAGTTTGGGCAGTTACAGTGGAACCGCTGGAGATTCTTTGTTACGGAACGTGGGACAGAAGTTTTCAACGAAGGATCGAGATAACGATGCATATGAAGGTAGCTGTTCCCATTTGTACTTTGGAGGGTGGTGGTACGACAAGTGCCACTTGGCCAACTTGAACGGAAAGTACGTGAAGGGAGCGGTTAGTGATTACGCAACGATGATGTGCTGGAGCTCGTTCAGAGGGTTCAACTACGGGCTGAAGACTTCAAGGATCATGGTTCGGTATTAG